ATTGGAGGTTTGAAAACAATCCTGTCATCTAATGTGTAAGAATCATATCACAATTTCGAGAGCTATTATCAACTTTTTTCTgattaataccttttttttgttgtaatggtGTAGATTCACAATTTGGTATCAAGTGTGGTGGTCCACAGATCACATCTTCAAACAGGGTTCTATTTGAGAGAGATAACACGAATCTTGCTGCAGCATCATACTATGTGAGTGACGCAAGCACTTTTGGTGTTAGTAATACTGGATATTTTTCCGGAAACAACGACCCTCAGTACACGACATCTTCATCGTCACAATTTACAAATACTCTAGACTCTGAGTTGTTCCAGACATCTCGAATCTCTGCTTCATCACTAAGGTACTATGGGTTGGGGCTTGAGAATGGTAACTACACCATTATCATGCAGTTTACAGAATCAGTTATTTTACAAGGAAGCACATGGAAGAGTCTTGGAAGGCGTGTTTTCGATGTTTATATCCAGGTCTGTATTGCGGCATTAAATGTGTATTACTGTGATAATAagtaattaaatgttgaagtgGTAGAAGTCTTAAAATGGATGTGATTCATCGAGTACTTATGCAGAATGAATATTGACACTAACAGCTAAGATTTTTGTGTAATCCTGAATCACCACTTGATCAAGATAAGTGTACCTTTCACGAAGAAAGTTGTTCCTAACTTTTTCATAATTCAACTGTAAACCTTGTTGCAGTTGCCATCGTGGAAACTACAGTCTAATCTTGTAATGAATTAGCCCTTCCACGTAGTTCTTGGCATCACATGATATCAATCTCTTAGTTTGCTTGCCAAAAGAAtggttgcttttgttttttcaattttatctaagTTCTTTCCTTGGTATTCCAGGGAAGTCGTGTTTTGAAGGATTTCGACATACAAAAGGCAGCAGGCGGAATCACGAATCAAGCTGTACAGAGGGAGTTTAACGTTCAGGTAACAGAAAATTACGTTGATATCCATTTCTTTTGGGCTGGAAAGGGGACTTGTTGCATTCCTGCTCAAGGTACATATGGACCTTCTGTTTCAGCGATCAATGCTATCCCAGGTAACACACTTGGTAAATTCTAAGGTTCCCCGAGTTATTGAGTTCTCACTACTGAGGTTCTGTACAGATTTCACACCCACTGTTAGTAACAAGCTACCaagtgagaagaagaagaagaataggaCTGGTTTGATTGCGGGGATTGTTGTTGGTGTTGGAGTAGTAGGCTTTCTACTTGTTTTTTCTGTACTCTGTGCTCGGAGAAGAGAAAGGCAAAGCAACATTGATTATGAAGGTAAGCTGGAAAAGGAAAACCGTGCTTCATTTCTGTTCAAGCTATCAGACCTTTTAACTGTTTGTAGAATCCATTTATAAAAATGATGCTATCAGTATGATTATAGTCTTTTATTGTTCGTAGCATTTGACCCACATATTGTGTTAATTACACTGATAATTCTATGTATATTTTGGGGCCGTCGCTGTTCCCATCTTAAACTAGACAATCTCTGGATAAAAAGTATTAGATAATTTCAGAAGTATAATGGAACACTGAGgcataaactaaaattttctcGTGTCAGAGGCTCTTAGATGCAAGAACAGAGCACTGCATTCCATCTAATGTCATTTAATCAAAAGATTAGTGCTCAGTTGCAATTTCATCTTGTAAAGATTCTTCTCACCTCTCTCTATCGTTTTTAAAATGTACATGATAGATAAGTGAATAAGTGAGCAGACAAACAGTTTCCTGAATAAGCATGCGTTTCAAATTGCAGAGTTCCTAGGGATCGATGCTAGACCGTACACTTTCAGTTATGGTGAACTGAGGACTGCTACAGAAGATTTTAGTTCTGCTAATAAGCTTGGAGAGGGAGGGTTTGGACCAGTTTACAAGGTAAGTAATTATATTAATCAATGATAGAAAGTAGCTGAGCACATCTTATGTGCTTAATTCTTCCATCTATTTCTAATGTATCTTATGATCCATCAAGTGTGTAGAGAGTAATGTTTCTATCGGGTTGAACTAGTTTTTTGAcgtgatattaaaattttaccaATAGGGAAAACTTAATGATGGGAGAGTGATTGCTGTGAAGCAACTGTCCGTGGCATCTCACCAAGGAAAGGCTCAGTTTATAGCAGAGATTGCTACTATATCTGCTGTGCAACACCGTAATCTTGTGAAATTGTATGGATGCTGCATCGAGGGAGCAAATCGACTCCTTGTATACGAGTATCTCGAGAACAAGAGTCTTGATCAAGCAGTATTTGGTACGCTAATttgctacacacacacacacacacacactagtaTAGAACATGCAGCAGAAACATAATTATGCATGCTCACAAAATGCAGGAGAGCAAAGTTTGAATCTTGACTGGCCAACACGCTATGATATATGCTTGGGAGTAGCGAGAGGTCTAGCTTATCTTCATGAGGAGTCAAGGATTCGAATTGTACACAGAGATGTGAAGGCCAGTAACATCCTGCTTGATTTTAATCTCATTccaaaaatttcagattttggTTTGGCCAAGCTTTACGATGATAAGAAGACCCATATAAGCACCCGTGTTGCAGGAACAATGTAAGATTTTGAAGTGCAAAactattaaatttctttttattcaaggAACCATCCTTTTACTCGATTCATGTCTAGAATCATTGACTGTGCAATCAGTGCATTCGTTACTGACTCTGTCACTACTAATATAGTGGATATCTTGCACCGGAGTATGCAATGCGTGGACACCTGACAGAGAAGGCCGATGTATTCGCCTTTGGAGTTGTGGCTCTGGAAATCCTAAGTGGAAGACCAAATTCAGACACAAGCTTGGAAACGGAAaagatttatcttcttgaaTGGGTATGCTATATACGATACTCACACCTCACTCACTGCAAGAGTTTTGCCCACATTTGACTGTGGCCAGTTTATAATTAATACATCATGTTTCTGTCAAATCCTTTACTTTCTAAAGCCAATCATCAATATACGTGGTCGCTTTCTTTTCAGGCCTGGCACCTCCATGAAAACAACCGTCAAGTTGAGCTAGTAGACTCTAGACTATCTGAATTTAACCAGGAAGAAGTGAACCGTCTGATAGGAGTTGCTCTTTTATGTACTCAAACTGCACCTACGCTACGGCCATCAATGTCACGGGTCATTGCTATGCTATCTGGTGATATTGAAGTGAACATTGTAACTTCGAAACCGGGATACTTGACTGACTGGAAATTTGATGACACAAGCACCTTTATGAGCGATGATGCAACGAGAGCATCAGATACTAGCCACCACAATTCATCCACAAGCACAAGCCTCGTGAACAACCAAAAGGATTTGTCACCAAGAGCCACCGATCCCATGATCCGTGACATTATCGGACTGGGAAGATAATGATTTCCTTTGACCAGTGCTGCTGCTTTATTCATTAAAGTCCTTTCTGAAAGTTCATatacgggttttttttttttttttttttacgaatttGTACAATCATATGTACATAACTACAAGACACTCTATGATCGGTGTTTAAAATGAGTTTTCGTTTTTGTATTTACTGGTTTCGTTTCTCTTCATGGATGTAAGATAAGCTGGAGTTCTAAATCTTGTTATAGGTGTTTCTTGAAGCAACTGTAAcattattattgataaattaagaGGATGTTGGAATCCCATTGTTCGCTGTATGTATTTTTCAGCTTCTCCAGATCCATTAAATTCTTAAAGGAGTGGATTGATTCTGACTTCTTCTTTATCAGATATAGTGTTTAGGAGATTTGGTGCAAGATTTTGATGATGTCATTAGCATCGTTATGAACTCTGGTGCTTATTTGAAGTTGAATGCAATCATGGAAAACGAAAGAAAGGTATTTTTGTGCTGGAATGTTAGATGGGCAAGGCAGTTCAAATTCCTGAAATTTGGTAAGATGTTTAACTGCTTGTTCTTACATGTCAATCCATTGCACGTACTATGAAACTGGGCTCTGTTTCTTGCCCTGTTTCTGTTCCTGAATTGCTTAACATAGGATGTCAACTGTTACAGTTTATTACGAAGCTTACATTTCTTGGCCCTAAAGCAGCCCTTccctttattaattttaattcttaaaaaaagaaaaagaaaacacagtGCTCTCAAGTTTACTTAGGTAATGCATTTAGTAGTAACTTGAGGGGAGTCCAATACGGTGACCTGTGTGAGAGCAATGACTTACAAGAGTGAAGATAATCATTCCGAGATGGTGTCACCGCCCAACCTTGATGAGAGGGAAAAAGAGAGTGAAGAAGAAGGAATCGATTGTTGGAAGTTTAAATCAGAAAGTTACCGTTACGAAACAATGTGTTCATTGCACCTTTTATGTTAGTTATACGCTGCGTTTTGTCAAGGCTTTTAATTACACGCTGTGTTTCagtgtttgctttgtttttctttaattctgtTTAGTTGCCACGTGTGGCCAAGGAACATTATCTCGAACGTTTTCTATAGAAACTGTTCTGCTAGTATATAGCTTGACAGTGTAAcagaatgcaaaaaaaaaaccatgagagAATGATGGTTGTCTAATAAGGAGATAGTTATGACATATGCTCACCACGCCTCTGTTTCTTCTTAGTGTTCATTGTCCATTAAGTTGTTGTTcgtaaatttttgaaaattattctcTTTCTCGATTGGCTTTTCTGTGTCTGGAAGCTTTACAAATTGATCTCGTATCAACTGGTATCAGAGCCATGGATCTTTCAAAATCAAAGCATGCCACTAGATACTTGTTCTCAAGATCTGAAAAGGGTTGAAGATAAGATAGATGAATCCATTGCAGATGTTAACAGGGATCATGTCCAGAAATATGACACAACTATGGAACTTTTGGAGGTGTGTGGGTAGCAGCCGGAAGAATCTAAGATCAATAATGAAGTGAGGTTTGAGGAAATTGATTTTGGACTAGAGAAACTTCAAGAGATACTGAGAGAGCTCACTTACCAACAAAGTTCAAGGCAATAGAAGTTACAAACTAATATTGGTGAAACAAATGCTTTTTGTAATCATCAAGAAGGTTACCAAATTAGATATGCTAATAGAAACTACGAAATTTGTAATAGGGTACATAAACCTAAAcaagatttttcaagttttgatgGGGAAGATGTTCATAAGTGGCTCTATaaatataatcaattttttaaggttgaagaaattcatgaaaGTGAAAATCTAAAACTAGATTCTTATTATCTTGATGAGATAACTCTTTACTGacatcaaaattttataagaaGTAAGAGAGAGTTGATGTTACATTGAAAGAGTATATTAAGCCTCTTAGTTGAAGATTTTGGGGGGATCCTTTAAAAGAACTTATGAATATGAAGGCAGAAAGGTTATTTAGAAACATATTTAAAAGACTTTGATATTTGTGTAATATGACTAATGTAGAACCACACTATATGTCTACCTACTTACTCTAGAAATTAAACACCACAAACCAAAATACTCATCTTAAAACCACTCCACAAAGACTTAACCAATTCTCTTAtccaaaataacattaacaagaCACTTAACAAACCTtccaataacttttaaaataaagagttttATGACAGAAGAGCTAATGGGTTGTGTTTTTGGTATgataataaatttgtaattggtcataaatgcaaaaacaaaagattatattccttatatattattaaagattAGGGAGATAATGATGaggatgtaacaaaaaaaaaagacaatagtTATAACAATATAAGTCTATACATATCCATCAATGTTATTAAAGGGAACCTTGGTTGCCACACCTTAAGGGTGATTGGTAAGGTAGACAAACATTCACTATATACCATGGTAAACCTGCCTCCTAGGCAATGGTGGTGCCTCATAGGagattaagggggcaattgcccccttaattttttttaaattgttttgaattgtttttgaaaaatagttattgatttaattatattgaattaattaaaaattatattattactaaTTGAATTGGTTATGGTgtggaattaaattttttcacaagATAAACAACCAAACATTTCAATTATTGTCAGTGAGTAAATATT
This Populus alba chromosome 7, ASM523922v2, whole genome shotgun sequence DNA region includes the following protein-coding sequences:
- the LOC118049662 gene encoding probable LRR receptor-like serine/threonine-protein kinase At1g56140 isoform X1: MTRHPFLLPFLALSFVCIIGLAAIAQAQNQTQPTTDPDEARALNSIFQQWRISATNQWNTSGDVCSGAATGASPTIDDKGFNPFIKCDCNFLNGTTCRITALKVYAMDVIGLIPDELWSLVYLTNLNLGQNYLTGNLSSSISNLTRMQYLTFGINALSGELPKELGLLTDLRVLSFSSNNFTGSLPSELGNLVKLEQIYFDSSGVSGQIPPTFANLQTLANVWASDNELTGTIPDFIGNWSKLIVLRLEGNAFEGPIPSVFSNLTTLTELRISDLSDGGSSLEFIKNMKSLSILVLRNNNISASIPTYIGEFQSLTQLDLSFNNIVGQIPDSLFNLSSLTYLFLGNNKLNGTLPATKSSGLLNVDVSYNNLAGGFPSWVSETNLELNLVANNFTVVASNLSGLPSGLNCLQRNFPCNRGFPIYSQFGIKCGGPQITSSNRVLFERDNTNLAAASYYVSDASTFGVSNTGYFSGNNDPQYTTSSSSQFTNTLDSELFQTSRISASSLRYYGLGLENGNYTIIMQFTESVILQGSTWKSLGRRVFDVYIQGSRVLKDFDIQKAAGGITNQAVQREFNVQVTENYVDIHFFWAGKGTCCIPAQGTYGPSVSAINAIPDFTPTVSNKLPSEKKKKNRTGLIAGIVVGVGVVGFLLVFSVLCARRRERQSNIDYEEFLGIDARPYTFSYGELRTATEDFSSANKLGEGGFGPVYKGKLNDGRVIAVKQLSVASHQGKAQFIAEIATISAVQHRNLVKLYGCCIEGANRLLVYEYLENKSLDQAVFGEQSLNLDWPTRYDICLGVARGLAYLHEESRIRIVHRDVKASNILLDFNLIPKISDFGLAKLYDDKKTHISTRVAGTIGYLAPEYAMRGHLTEKADVFAFGVVALEILSGRPNSDTSLETEKIYLLEWAWHLHENNRQVELVDSRLSEFNQEEVNRLIGVALLCTQTAPTLRPSMSRVIAMLSGDIEVNIVTSKPGYLTDWKFDDTSTFMSDDATRASDTSHHNSSTSTSLVNNQKDLSPRATDPMIRDIIGLGR
- the LOC118049662 gene encoding probable LRR receptor-like serine/threonine-protein kinase At1g56140 isoform X2 — translated: MTRHPFLLPFLALSFVCIIGLAAIAQAQNQTQPTTDPDEARALNSIFQQWRISATNQWNTSGDVCSGAATGASPTIDDKGFNPFIKCDCNFLNGTTCRITALKVYAMDVIGLIPDELWSLVYLTNLNLGQNYLTGNLSSSISNLTRMQYLTFGINALSGELPKELGLLTDLRVLFSSNNFTGSLPSELGNLVKLEQIYFDSSGVSGQIPPTFANLQTLANVWASDNELTGTIPDFIGNWSKLIVLRLEGNAFEGPIPSVFSNLTTLTELRISDLSDGGSSLEFIKNMKSLSILVLRNNNISASIPTYIGEFQSLTQLDLSFNNIVGQIPDSLFNLSSLTYLFLGNNKLNGTLPATKSSGLLNVDVSYNNLAGGFPSWVSETNLELNLVANNFTVVASNLSGLPSGLNCLQRNFPCNRGFPIYSQFGIKCGGPQITSSNRVLFERDNTNLAAASYYVSDASTFGVSNTGYFSGNNDPQYTTSSSSQFTNTLDSELFQTSRISASSLRYYGLGLENGNYTIIMQFTESVILQGSTWKSLGRRVFDVYIQGSRVLKDFDIQKAAGGITNQAVQREFNVQVTENYVDIHFFWAGKGTCCIPAQGTYGPSVSAINAIPDFTPTVSNKLPSEKKKKNRTGLIAGIVVGVGVVGFLLVFSVLCARRRERQSNIDYEEFLGIDARPYTFSYGELRTATEDFSSANKLGEGGFGPVYKGKLNDGRVIAVKQLSVASHQGKAQFIAEIATISAVQHRNLVKLYGCCIEGANRLLVYEYLENKSLDQAVFGEQSLNLDWPTRYDICLGVARGLAYLHEESRIRIVHRDVKASNILLDFNLIPKISDFGLAKLYDDKKTHISTRVAGTIGYLAPEYAMRGHLTEKADVFAFGVVALEILSGRPNSDTSLETEKIYLLEWAWHLHENNRQVELVDSRLSEFNQEEVNRLIGVALLCTQTAPTLRPSMSRVIAMLSGDIEVNIVTSKPGYLTDWKFDDTSTFMSDDATRASDTSHHNSSTSTSLVNNQKDLSPRATDPMIRDIIGLGR